From a single Nicotiana tomentosiformis chromosome 2, ASM39032v3, whole genome shotgun sequence genomic region:
- the LOC138904830 gene encoding uncharacterized protein, with translation MVIIQSLKKRLEATKGKWPEELPGVIWAYRTLAKSITGETPFSLVYGAKALIPMEVGEPTLRYFRANKETNNEAMLVKLELLDELRDLAHIRMAAQKQRMERYYNRRANLRYFKVGDLVLRKVT, from the coding sequence ATGGTGATTATACAAagtctcaaaaagagattggaagcaacTAAAGGTAAATGGCCCGAAGAGCTGCCAGGAGTAATATGGGCGTACCGGACCTTGGCCAAGTCAATCACAGGGGAAACTCCTTTCTCTCTTGTGTACGGAGCAAAAGCCCTCATCCCAATGGAAGTAGGAGAGCCTACCCTGAGATATTTTCGGGCGAACAAAGAAacaaacaatgaagcaatgttgGTCAAATTGGAGCTGCTCGATGAActcagggacttggcgcatataaggatggcagcccaaaagcagagaatggaaagatattacaatcgaagagccaacctccgttatttcaaagtaggagatttggttttaaggaaagtaacttaG